The proteins below come from a single Lineus longissimus chromosome 5, tnLinLong1.2, whole genome shotgun sequence genomic window:
- the LOC135488075 gene encoding uncharacterized protein LOC135488075 yields MEKCPDEIEDLLLDVLDQAFIQEVVNLDGLLQDEREAAAAEVEAKVVKNRQHLLERIEAAYEKEFEDLLHREFLSGSDIRREKEELEARHENERQAFNNLTTLLALDAKNMLQQDLDTSKKHEMLGLRKKQLRLLYEFMDEVLHDEGKTKKYADKLAQAKEEYQRFYDENVVKMHHGQQQRLKEEEQLQDERSKRLAKRLRCVHVEVLDEEKNLYKQEEDKLKASEQQRKLQVLFSEEAGQNHGEREKALEEQLRSERKQQLGEVKARLDIWRDARLVALRIQAEKDVILEQEADVRLEIMKRLQDGDFTEKNLLESVQKEMKLIQKVQAPSNKETEWSGFLLSSPLFKQLSHIEEHVGKSFALDDKGHTSGVHITDEHLHTTKGDQLTPVELDHLSPSTFVVYQYGVNIMRLLQKAAGAPVVEILIASNLPRNNFTRNAFRNSFFYQYSGNILWVRQQCLDSVGDFVLLVLHCLAHIKAGDFVDDSHTRFLRNFYKYLQVVCNEMFQLKRANMVETGPMLHADVFKSGLSHMTPKVNVQKYKFHLGTWLSGISNVAVSSCPSSSDAGVVALRKALQLKQQKVESTKSSEFKIGRTTEPCGQQKAFLQRKQDILNEELSKVFCDELTLTETLKDLERYPKKDGAEKLKKIKRQVMLVQRRKCDLSGQIKCLQELIEEKNARH; encoded by the exons ATG GAAAAATGTCCTGACGAGATTGAGGACTTGCTGCTGGACGTCCTGGACCAGGCATTCATCCAGGAAGTGGTGAATCTGGATGGGCTGCTACAGGATGAGAGAGAGGCTGCAGCGGCGGAGGTTGAGGCCAAGGTCGTCAAGAACCGCCAACATCTGCTGGAGAGGATTGAAGCAGCGTATGAAAAG GAATTTGAAGATCTTCTGCACCGTGAGTTCTTGAGTGGTTCTGATATAAGAAGGGAAAAAGAAGAACTGGAAGCCAGGCATGAG AACGAGCGTCAAGCTTTCAACAACCTGACGACTCTCCTTGCTCTGGATGCCAAGAACATGCTGCAACAGGACTTGGACACGTCAAAGAAACATGAGATGCTGGGCCTGAGGAAGAAGCAGCTGAGGTTACTGTATGAATTCATGGACGAAGTACTGCATGATGAAGGAAAAACCAAG AAATATGCCGATAAACTAGCCCAAGCCAAGGAGGAGTATCAGAGGTTTTATGATGAAAACGTTGTCAAGATGCATCATGGCCAACAGCAGAGGCTCAAGGAGGAGGAGCAACTGCAGGATGAGAGATCCAAGAGATTGGCCAAGAGGCTCAG ATGTGTCCATGTCGAAGTTCTGGATGAGGAGAAGAACTTATACAAGCAGGAAGAAGACAAGTTAAAAGCCAGCGAGCAGCAGAGGAAGCTGCAGGTCTTATTCAGTGAGGAGGCTGGACAGAATCATGGCGAGAGGGAGAAGGCTTTGGAGGAACAGCTGAG GTCAGAAAGAAAACAGCAACTTGGGGAGGTGAAAGCAAGACTGGACATCTGGCGAGATGCGCGATTGGTGGCACTGCGGATCCAAGCGGAAAAGGATGTGATCTTGGAGCAGGAGGCAGACGTGAGGCTCGAGATCATGAAGAGGCTACAAGATGGGGACTTCACGGAGAAAAATCTTCTAGAAAGTGTGCAGAAGGAG ATGAAGTTGATTCAGAAGGTTCAAGCGCCGTCCAACAAAGAGACAGAATGGAGCGGGTTCCTTCTCTCCTCCCCTCTCTTTAAACAGCTCTCCCATATTGAGGAGCATGTGGGAAAATCATTTGCGTTGGATGATAAAG GGCACACCAGTGGCGTACACATAACAGACGAGCACCTCCACACCACGAAGGGCGATCAGCTCACCCCAGTGGAGTTGGATCATCTCAGCCCAAGCACGTTCGTCGTCTACCAATATGGCGTCAACATCATGAGATTACTGCAGAAGGCGGCCGGTGCACCCGTGGTCGAGATATTAATAGCATCAAACCTCCCCCGAAACAACTTCACCCGGAATGCCTTCCGGAACTCGTTCTTCTACCAGTATTCCGGAAACATCCTCTGGGTTCGCCAGCAATGTTTGGATTCCGTAGGGGATTTCGTGCTGTTGGTGTTGCACTGTTTGGCTCATATCAAAGCTGGCGACTTCGTTGACGATTCACACACCAGGTTCCTGAGAAACTTTTATAAG TACCTGCAGGTTGTGTGCAATGAGATGTTCCAGCTGAAGCGAGCCAACATGGTGGAGACGGGCCCAATGCTGCATGCTGACGTCTTCAAGAGCGGACTCTCCCACATG ACTCCAAAGGTCAATGTTCAAAAGTACAAGTTCCACCTAGGGACTTGGCTGTCTGGTATATCAAACGTTGCAGTGTCGTCTTGTCCCTCGTCAAGTGATGCTGGCGTTGTTGCTTTGAGGAAGGCACTGCAGCTGAAACAACAAAAGGTGGAATCTACGAAAAG CTCCGAGTTCAAGATTGGACGAACCACAGAGCCCTGTGGCCAACAGAAAGCTTTTCTACAGAGGAAGCAAGATATCTTGAATGAAGAGCTTTCAAAG GTTTTCTGCGATGAGCTTACCCTGACTGAAACGTTAAAGGATTTGGAGAGATATCCAAAGAAAGATGGCGCTGAGAAGTTAAAGAAGATAAAGAGGCAAGTGATGCTGGTCCAGCGGAGGAAGTGTGATCTCTCGGGTCAGATCAAATGTCTGCAGGAGCTTATCGAGGAGAAAAATGCCCGTCATTGA